In Aminobacterium sp. MB27-C1, a single genomic region encodes these proteins:
- a CDS encoding transglycosylase SLT domain-containing protein produces the protein MIKKLHVLVIVFLFVFIGEGVAHSSALPNALSMEEAFLNRDWETVDMLLLKEGSSLSSKEQSLAANALWLQGRWGEALSLMESMDDEQLPSLISPYRDMMTLLAYERTGEKQKAYEAAEILLPKAPEELSYYVAYALARLSSDPALHRHWLEIMLQKASNRSQTTQTLGELLETSGDNMAYALQLLQFEPMNKRALAVLQKSKKPFSAPISNALGYGAYLNGNYSQAIPLFLAVPLNSKEGLKSRYYRAVSLYRLEQYEEALDLWEWLALHGKGYAESSVRRIGILAGRNEKEKSLSALEHIVREGNETVRARALYSLYTLVEEEKKELFKRELIEKYSTSEGAQSILWDDAWRAWKKGQISEALGIWEKLLSQSSGIWRERLLYWTARGYEKLERKEKAEEVFHTLLSEYPLSIYSFLASPGGPSFTSDTPEELQKRPDILEDWGFIFYARLRLLREGSPAALYRAAVLSKWLEDEPGAYSAASSLMSLFLKFQPLPKEGIRFLYPRPFGGFVQQATTRFGVEANLIWSVMRQESAFDAEVNSWVGAIGLMQLMPATGKEEARLVGMENADLWNPNTNILLGASHLARLQKRFRRLEWAVAAYNAGSGAVGRWIKEGEERPFDEWMEDIPYNETRNYVRKVMGNLFIYRMLY, from the coding sequence ATGATAAAAAAACTTCATGTTCTGGTGATAGTGTTTCTTTTTGTCTTCATAGGAGAAGGAGTAGCTCATAGTTCAGCTTTGCCAAATGCGCTCTCTATGGAAGAGGCTTTTTTGAACAGAGATTGGGAGACAGTAGACATGCTTCTTCTAAAAGAAGGTTCTTCTCTCTCTTCAAAAGAGCAGTCTTTGGCTGCAAATGCTCTCTGGCTACAAGGTCGCTGGGGAGAGGCTCTTTCCCTTATGGAATCTATGGATGATGAACAACTTCCATCTTTGATCTCTCCTTATAGAGATATGATGACTCTTCTTGCATATGAAAGAACCGGCGAGAAACAAAAGGCATATGAAGCGGCAGAAATTCTTTTACCCAAGGCCCCTGAAGAGTTAAGTTATTATGTGGCTTATGCTCTTGCTCGACTCTCTTCGGACCCGGCTCTTCACCGGCATTGGCTAGAAATAATGCTTCAAAAAGCTTCCAATCGATCTCAAACTACACAAACGTTAGGCGAACTGCTTGAAACTTCTGGAGATAATATGGCGTATGCGCTGCAATTGTTGCAATTCGAGCCGATGAATAAACGGGCTTTAGCTGTTTTGCAAAAGAGTAAAAAACCATTTAGTGCCCCGATTTCCAACGCGTTGGGATATGGTGCCTATCTTAATGGAAACTACTCTCAGGCTATTCCTCTCTTTTTGGCTGTTCCGCTGAATTCAAAGGAAGGACTTAAATCTCGTTATTACAGGGCTGTTTCTCTTTATCGACTTGAACAGTATGAAGAGGCGCTAGATCTTTGGGAGTGGCTGGCGTTACATGGTAAAGGCTATGCAGAGTCTTCTGTGCGTCGTATTGGAATACTTGCCGGTCGAAACGAAAAAGAGAAATCTCTTTCTGCTTTGGAACATATAGTCAGAGAGGGAAATGAGACTGTTCGAGCCAGGGCTCTATATTCTCTTTATACGCTTGTGGAGGAAGAGAAAAAGGAACTCTTTAAGCGAGAACTTATAGAGAAGTATTCTACTTCGGAAGGCGCTCAATCTATCCTTTGGGATGATGCCTGGCGTGCCTGGAAAAAAGGACAGATAAGCGAGGCTCTCGGCATATGGGAAAAACTTCTTTCACAGAGTAGCGGAATTTGGAGAGAACGTCTCTTATATTGGACGGCCAGAGGGTATGAAAAATTGGAAAGAAAAGAAAAAGCAGAAGAGGTATTTCATACACTACTCTCAGAATATCCTCTTTCGATCTATAGCTTTTTAGCTTCGCCAGGAGGGCCATCTTTTACTTCAGACACACCCGAGGAGCTGCAAAAAAGACCGGATATTCTCGAAGATTGGGGATTCATTTTTTATGCGAGATTAAGACTCCTACGGGAAGGAAGTCCAGCGGCACTTTATCGAGCCGCAGTGCTTTCCAAATGGCTCGAAGATGAACCAGGGGCCTATAGTGCGGCTTCTTCCTTAATGTCTTTGTTTTTAAAATTTCAGCCCTTGCCCAAAGAGGGGATTCGCTTTTTATACCCACGTCCCTTTGGGGGGTTTGTGCAGCAGGCTACAACCCGATTTGGTGTTGAAGCAAACCTCATTTGGTCTGTAATGCGCCAGGAGAGTGCTTTTGATGCAGAAGTAAATAGTTGGGTTGGCGCCATAGGTCTGATGCAACTTATGCCTGCGACAGGGAAGGAAGAAGCTCGTCTTGTTGGTATGGAAAACGCTGATTTATGGAATCCAAATACAAATATTCTGCTCGGTGCCTCTCATTTGGCAAGACTTCAGAAGCGTTTCCGTCGCTTGGAGTGGGCTGTTGCGGCCTATAATGCTGGAAGTGGTGCAGTAGGACGTTGGATTAAAGAGGGTGAGGAACGTCCTTTCGATGAATGGATGGAAGATATTCCCTATAATGAAACGAGGAATTATGTGCGGAAGGTAATGGGAAATCTCTTTATTTATCGCATGCTTTATTAG
- the carB gene encoding carbamoyl-phosphate synthase large subunit has product MYKKVLILGSGPIRIGQAAEFDYSGSQACRALKEEGCEVILLNSNPATIQTDVELADYVYIKPLTVETVEQILQVHSPDGVIATLGGQTGLNLCVECEERGIWQKYGTKVLGTSVTSIREAEGRQAFRELMIKTEQPIIESVYVSSIDEGVVFAEETSFPLIIRPDYTLGGTGGGVAYTMKELSERLEEGLRASPVHRVLLERYLEGWHEIEAEVIRDEAGNKICVCGMENIDPMGVHTGDSVVVSPVLTLTDDQWLRLKKAALDIVESLEVEGACNVQFALSPDGEEYAVIEVNPRASRSSALASKATGYPIARIAAKIALGKTLPEIPNPMTGNGNAMVEPDLDYIVLKLPRWPFDAFPTANMELGTKMKATGEVVAVGKTLPQALLKAFRSIDGRDQLFGDDLKELANEDLWDHVTTPTSQRIPAMFDLLRKGFSVSEIAQRSAFVPYFIEIMSHIVAMEKKLRDEGLSILAEAKKLGFSDRVIATLTKHAIKEIREEENRQKINMIYREIDGCATDEPAESGYYFGYYDQAEVQHKEASERTIAVLGSGAIRIAQGVEFDYCCVKAVEALRRRGIRAVMINNNPETVSTDYDISDALYLEPLTEEDVDHILSQEGAEGILASYGGQTSLRLGQILASQGAPIIGTSFNSINMAEDRGAFAKLLRQLKIHYPEGDAVTSLEEGIALIEKLGFPLMVRPSFVIGGVAMHVATRFEDCVKILEMAFSAEPDQSVMIDRFLPGKEFEVDAVCDGKDILIPGIFEHLDPAGIHSGDSISIFPDISLNQRQRQEIVDITRKLSEALDVHGLLNIQFVLSSGTLYVIEANPRASRTVPIGSKLTGIPLVDLSVGVALGERLVNSSWGTGLYLYTGPFGVKAPVFSTEKLPGIDSRLGPQMQSTGESLGVADTVSDALFDALQGADLSIPEKGRVLFSVRDDVKDRVYPVASMLSALGWDIDATPGTATLLKRWGLPVNPIKKDDSLFEGVRNGRWQLIVNIPGLFIEPLTDGAKIRKAALDGSIVCLHSLETAAAVASAAIARKK; this is encoded by the coding sequence ATGTATAAGAAGGTTCTTATTTTAGGTTCGGGCCCCATTCGTATTGGACAAGCAGCAGAGTTTGATTATTCTGGAAGCCAGGCATGTAGAGCATTAAAAGAAGAGGGATGCGAAGTTATATTGCTCAATAGTAACCCTGCAACAATACAGACAGATGTTGAACTTGCAGATTATGTGTACATCAAACCTCTTACAGTGGAAACAGTAGAACAGATTCTTCAGGTTCATTCTCCCGATGGAGTTATAGCAACTCTGGGAGGGCAAACTGGTTTGAATCTATGTGTAGAATGTGAAGAACGTGGAATTTGGCAAAAATATGGTACCAAAGTTTTGGGAACCTCCGTTACGTCAATACGTGAGGCAGAAGGGCGACAGGCTTTTAGAGAGCTCATGATAAAAACAGAGCAGCCCATCATCGAGAGCGTTTACGTTTCTTCTATTGATGAGGGAGTAGTTTTTGCCGAAGAGACGTCATTCCCTTTGATTATTCGTCCAGATTATACATTGGGTGGAACGGGCGGTGGTGTTGCTTACACCATGAAGGAACTAAGTGAGCGCCTTGAAGAAGGATTACGTGCATCCCCTGTTCATAGGGTACTCCTCGAAAGATATTTAGAGGGATGGCATGAAATAGAAGCGGAAGTTATCAGAGATGAAGCTGGTAATAAAATTTGTGTTTGCGGTATGGAAAATATTGACCCCATGGGAGTTCATACCGGTGATTCAGTTGTTGTTTCTCCCGTTTTAACATTGACGGACGATCAGTGGCTAAGATTAAAAAAAGCTGCTCTTGATATAGTGGAAAGCCTTGAAGTTGAAGGGGCTTGTAACGTTCAGTTTGCTCTCTCCCCCGATGGTGAAGAATATGCCGTAATAGAAGTCAATCCTCGTGCCAGCCGTTCCAGTGCTCTGGCAAGTAAGGCTACAGGATACCCCATTGCTCGTATTGCGGCGAAAATAGCATTAGGGAAGACCTTGCCAGAAATTCCCAACCCAATGACGGGCAATGGAAATGCCATGGTTGAACCTGACCTTGACTATATAGTTCTCAAGTTACCTCGTTGGCCATTTGATGCCTTCCCAACAGCCAATATGGAACTTGGAACGAAAATGAAAGCTACAGGAGAGGTAGTCGCTGTAGGGAAAACCCTTCCTCAGGCTCTTCTCAAGGCCTTCCGTTCTATTGATGGTCGAGACCAGCTTTTTGGTGATGATCTGAAAGAATTGGCGAATGAAGATCTCTGGGACCACGTTACAACTCCAACATCTCAGAGAATCCCTGCCATGTTCGACTTATTGCGAAAAGGTTTTTCTGTTTCTGAGATTGCACAGCGAAGCGCTTTTGTTCCTTATTTTATAGAAATTATGAGTCATATTGTAGCAATGGAGAAAAAGTTGAGAGACGAAGGTCTTTCCATTTTGGCAGAAGCCAAAAAGCTAGGTTTTTCTGACCGCGTTATTGCCACTTTAACGAAGCACGCGATAAAAGAAATAAGAGAAGAAGAAAACCGTCAGAAAATAAATATGATTTATAGGGAAATAGATGGTTGTGCCACAGATGAGCCGGCAGAATCTGGATACTACTTTGGATATTACGATCAGGCAGAGGTTCAGCACAAAGAGGCGTCAGAACGAACAATTGCCGTTCTTGGTTCAGGTGCTATCCGTATAGCTCAGGGAGTGGAGTTTGACTATTGTTGCGTGAAAGCTGTAGAAGCACTTCGCCGTCGAGGAATTCGAGCCGTTATGATCAACAATAATCCTGAAACAGTAAGTACCGATTACGATATCTCCGATGCTCTCTATCTTGAACCCCTTACCGAAGAAGATGTGGATCATATCTTATCCCAAGAGGGAGCGGAAGGAATTCTGGCTTCTTATGGTGGTCAGACGTCTCTGCGTTTAGGACAAATTTTAGCTTCTCAGGGAGCTCCTATTATTGGTACGTCTTTCAATTCAATTAATATGGCCGAAGATAGGGGAGCCTTTGCCAAACTCCTTCGCCAGCTTAAAATTCACTATCCTGAAGGCGATGCTGTTACATCCTTGGAAGAAGGAATTGCTTTAATAGAAAAACTTGGTTTCCCTCTTATGGTGCGGCCAAGCTTTGTTATAGGTGGCGTTGCCATGCATGTAGCAACACGATTTGAAGATTGTGTAAAAATTTTGGAGATGGCCTTTTCAGCGGAACCCGATCAGTCTGTCATGATCGATAGATTCCTTCCGGGCAAAGAATTTGAGGTTGATGCCGTTTGCGACGGGAAAGACATTTTGATTCCTGGTATCTTTGAACACCTTGATCCTGCCGGAATACACTCGGGAGATTCAATCAGCATCTTTCCCGATATCTCTTTGAATCAGCGACAGCGACAAGAAATAGTTGATATAACCAGAAAACTTTCAGAAGCCCTTGACGTACATGGCTTGCTCAATATCCAATTTGTGCTTTCCTCAGGAACTCTTTACGTTATTGAAGCAAATCCGCGTGCCAGCAGAACTGTACCTATTGGCAGCAAATTAACAGGTATTCCTTTGGTTGACTTATCCGTGGGAGTTGCTTTGGGAGAACGACTTGTAAACTCTTCATGGGGGACAGGCCTATATCTTTATACAGGGCCTTTTGGTGTTAAAGCCCCAGTCTTTTCCACCGAAAAACTTCCGGGAATAGATTCACGACTTGGCCCACAGATGCAATCCACAGGAGAATCTTTAGGCGTAGCCGATACGGTTTCAGATGCTCTTTTCGATGCATTACAAGGTGCTGATCTTTCCATACCAGAAAAGGGTCGAGTCCTTTTCTCCGTTCGTGATGATGTTAAAGACAGAGTCTATCCTGTAGCTTCCATGTTATCAGCGTTAGGATGGGATATAGATGCTACTCCTGGAACAGCTACACTTTTGAAACGATGGGGCTTGCCAGTGAACCCCATTAAAAAAGATGATTCCCTTTTTGAAGGAGTGCGGAACGGTCGGTGGCAGTTGATTGTCAATATTCCTGGCTTATTCATAGAGCCTTTGACGGATGGTGCAAAAATTCGTAAAGCAGCGCTCGACGGATCTATAGTGTGTCTCCATTCCCTTGAAACAGCAGCTGCTGTTGCTTCGGCGGCTATTGCCAGGAAAAAGTAA
- a CDS encoding M48 family metallopeptidase, whose protein sequence is MKKHLTVTTVLITVVLCLFAEAAQAALSPQQLERAWKRISEAAGIETTSITIEDKKEPNAWVRFSGSDHAVYVTTGLLKILNKEDEIAGILGHETGHIQLNHYGSTIGRNLLWALLFKNVKGDRNSELLASLGVGLAESGFSREQEVEADDYGIKLSVKAGYSAWGLVNALEKMRDAGYETSPSGFNSHPPTERRLQHIRATARTYSQQ, encoded by the coding sequence ATGAAAAAACACCTTACAGTAACCACTGTGTTGATAACCGTTGTGCTTTGCCTGTTTGCAGAAGCTGCCCAGGCTGCGCTCTCCCCGCAACAGCTTGAGCGAGCATGGAAACGAATTTCAGAGGCTGCTGGCATAGAGACAACGTCGATAACAATAGAAGATAAAAAGGAGCCTAATGCATGGGTTCGCTTTTCAGGAAGCGATCACGCTGTTTATGTCACGACTGGCTTATTAAAAATTCTCAATAAGGAAGACGAAATAGCCGGTATACTTGGTCATGAAACAGGACATATACAGCTTAACCACTATGGAAGCACTATAGGTAGAAATTTGCTATGGGCTCTCCTCTTTAAAAATGTTAAGGGAGATCGCAACTCTGAGCTTTTGGCAAGTCTCGGAGTCGGCCTAGCAGAATCTGGTTTCAGCAGGGAACAGGAAGTTGAAGCCGACGATTACGGAATTAAACTTTCCGTAAAGGCTGGCTATAGCGCTTGGGGACTCGTCAATGCTCTTGAAAAAATGAGAGATGCCGGATATGAAACATCTCCAAGCGGCTTCAACTCACACCCACCAACAGAACGTCGCTTACAACATATACGTGCTACGGCACGAACATATAGTCAGCAATAG
- a CDS encoding PLP-dependent aminotransferase family protein, with translation MSKVWEGNFSYNAKNVRPSPIREMLAVIKQPGMISFAGGMPAPEVFPVDEFYEGVHILKEDGKNILQYGTTEGYPPLKEFLAEWTAPRMGKVATLEEMLITTGSQQALDLFSWAMIDRGDYVITEDPTYLAALTTFYNHGAKFLGVPMDKDGMQVDLLPEIIEKARKEGKNVKFIYTIVNFQNPGGATMTLERRKKLVEISHKYSIPIFEDDPYGYVRYDGEHLPSIFSLDDNDGVIYAGSFSKILSPGSRIGWVTGSKEIIRKMTVFKQATDLCTSTITQALVAEYCRNGYLDKHLPVIIDNYRVKRDAMQESFKRHLEPLGVTWVKPEGGFFYWLHFPEVNTKDLFNKAIEKKVAFVIGEPFCTNPGSGAHNARLCYTFPTPEVTEEGVKRLAEAIQELAQTVTA, from the coding sequence GTGAGTAAGGTTTGGGAAGGGAATTTTAGCTACAATGCTAAGAATGTCAGGCCTTCACCAATAAGAGAAATGCTGGCTGTTATTAAACAACCGGGAATGATTTCTTTTGCCGGTGGCATGCCTGCACCAGAAGTATTTCCTGTGGACGAATTTTACGAAGGGGTACATATTCTTAAAGAGGATGGGAAAAATATTCTTCAGTATGGAACAACAGAAGGATACCCTCCCTTAAAAGAATTCCTTGCCGAGTGGACAGCCCCTCGTATGGGGAAAGTTGCAACCCTAGAAGAAATGTTGATCACTACAGGATCACAGCAAGCTTTAGACCTTTTCTCGTGGGCAATGATCGATAGAGGTGATTATGTCATCACCGAAGATCCCACGTATCTTGCAGCTCTCACCACTTTTTATAACCATGGAGCTAAGTTTTTAGGAGTCCCTATGGACAAAGATGGTATGCAGGTTGATCTTCTTCCTGAAATCATCGAAAAAGCTCGTAAAGAGGGTAAAAACGTAAAGTTTATCTATACCATCGTCAACTTCCAAAACCCAGGCGGCGCTACAATGACCTTAGAACGGCGCAAAAAACTTGTTGAGATTTCACACAAATATTCTATTCCAATTTTTGAAGACGACCCTTATGGCTATGTTCGCTATGATGGAGAACATTTGCCGTCTATCTTCTCTCTTGACGATAATGATGGCGTTATTTACGCTGGTTCATTTTCGAAGATTCTTTCTCCTGGAAGCCGCATAGGATGGGTTACCGGATCTAAAGAAATCATCAGAAAGATGACTGTGTTCAAACAGGCTACTGACTTGTGCACCAGTACCATCACACAAGCTCTTGTCGCTGAATATTGCCGTAACGGATATCTTGATAAACATCTTCCTGTCATAATTGATAACTACCGCGTAAAACGTGACGCTATGCAAGAAAGCTTTAAACGCCATCTGGAACCACTTGGCGTAACATGGGTTAAACCTGAAGGCGGGTTCTTCTACTGGCTGCACTTCCCTGAGGTCAATACCAAGGATCTTTTCAATAAAGCTATTGAAAAGAAAGTTGCATTTGTCATTGGTGAACCCTTCTGTACTAATCCTGGTAGCGGAGCTCACAATGCTCGACTTTGCTACACTTTCCCGACGCCGGAAGTCACAGAGGAAGGAGTCAAACGTTTGGCAGAAGCCATACAAGAACTTGCACAAACCGTTACCGCATAG
- a CDS encoding PLP-dependent aminotransferase family protein, which produces MNTYWDALYSHSALQIKPSPIRDIFHVIRKPGMISFAGGMPDPDIFPIEQFYEATSIIKREGRDILQYGITEGYPPLKEFLIEWLKPRLGHKVEMDEMLITSGSIQAADLLTLSTIDKDDYVITEEPTFLGTTIDMYNHGARFICVPCDSEGMQVEQLPELIEKARSEGKKIKYIYTIPNFNNPSGATMSLLRRKKLISIANQYGIAILEDDPYGYIRFEGEHLPSLFSLDTSGLVIYAGSFSKILAPGTRVAWCCGNKDIIRKMAVFKQGVDTCTSVVAQALVYEYCRLGHLDNFLPRIVEHYRQKRNHMKDALQFHIPQKTASYNIPSGGFFFWVKTPDILAEDLFEKALEKNVAFVKGAPFFPNGGGEHHFRLCYTFASPEMIDEGIRRLAESMEELL; this is translated from the coding sequence GTGAATACCTATTGGGATGCTTTGTATAGTCATTCAGCATTACAAATCAAACCTTCTCCCATTAGAGATATTTTCCACGTTATACGCAAACCAGGCATGATTTCTTTTGCAGGAGGTATGCCTGATCCTGACATCTTTCCTATTGAGCAATTCTACGAAGCAACCTCAATCATCAAAAGAGAAGGACGAGATATTCTTCAATATGGCATTACGGAGGGGTACCCTCCACTTAAAGAATTTCTAATAGAATGGCTGAAACCACGACTTGGGCACAAGGTAGAGATGGATGAGATGCTTATAACCTCAGGGTCTATTCAGGCAGCAGATCTTCTTACCCTCTCTACAATAGACAAGGACGATTATGTTATTACTGAGGAACCTACATTCTTGGGCACAACCATTGATATGTATAACCACGGAGCGCGTTTTATCTGCGTTCCATGTGACTCCGAAGGCATGCAAGTAGAGCAACTTCCAGAGCTTATAGAAAAAGCTCGTTCTGAAGGCAAAAAAATAAAGTATATCTACACTATCCCTAACTTCAACAATCCCTCTGGCGCCACTATGAGCCTTCTGAGGAGAAAAAAACTTATTTCTATAGCCAATCAGTACGGCATTGCTATTTTGGAAGATGACCCTTATGGATATATTCGATTTGAAGGAGAGCATTTACCTTCACTCTTCTCTCTTGATACATCAGGACTCGTTATTTATGCAGGATCTTTTTCCAAAATTTTAGCGCCTGGAACCAGAGTAGCCTGGTGTTGTGGAAATAAAGATATTATAAGAAAAATGGCTGTTTTCAAGCAGGGAGTCGATACGTGTACAAGTGTTGTAGCCCAGGCCTTAGTTTACGAATATTGTCGCCTAGGTCACCTTGATAACTTTCTACCACGCATAGTCGAGCATTACCGTCAAAAACGAAATCATATGAAAGATGCTCTTCAATTTCATATTCCCCAAAAAACTGCTTCTTACAACATTCCATCAGGTGGTTTTTTCTTTTGGGTAAAAACTCCTGACATTTTGGCAGAGGATCTTTTTGAAAAAGCTCTCGAAAAAAATGTAGCCTTTGTTAAAGGAGCGCCCTTTTTCCCCAATGGAGGTGGAGAACATCATTTTAGGCTTTGTTATACTTTTGCATCGCCTGAAATGATTGATGAAGGAATTCGACGACTAGCAGAATCGATGGAAGAGCTTCTTTAA
- the mnmE gene encoding tRNA uridine-5-carboxymethylaminomethyl(34) synthesis GTPase MnmE, with translation MSEETIAAISTAWGEAGIAIIRLSGPASRQLADEVVQGVRPLAETSPRFLRNGFLLDENKEPIDQVLFSWFKAPKSYTGEDMVEISTHGGTLVAQKCLERLISKGAVLAEPGEFTKRAFLNGKIDLSQAEAVLGIIRSKSEEALRAATRTLRGELSSFARDIYNEIMEISASIEVGLDFPEEDIPYMDSSDVEASLSTLKQSLEDLLDRCNTGFLLREGIRVALVGRPNVGKSSLLNALLKESRAIVTSVPGTTRDVIEEVLTYRGIPIRLIDTAGIDAPSDEIEAIGIARAEKAMAEADIRVWVIDGSEPFTPADLAFIPKLSSTNHIVAINKSDLPLVISEEMVSGLLPQSLICNISAEKREGIETLKDTIVANIAGGGTLTSGLNASSRQVEEIRRAIQSLAQGVTALEEGLGQDIVATCLYDARGCMERLLGLSIDDALLDTIFSQFCVGK, from the coding sequence ATGTCAGAAGAAACAATAGCTGCTATATCTACAGCCTGGGGAGAAGCAGGAATTGCAATTATAAGACTTTCAGGACCAGCTTCCCGGCAATTGGCTGACGAAGTGGTTCAAGGAGTCCGCCCATTAGCAGAAACCTCTCCTCGTTTTTTGCGAAATGGTTTTTTGCTTGATGAAAATAAAGAACCAATTGATCAGGTTCTTTTTTCATGGTTTAAAGCTCCTAAAAGCTACACCGGTGAAGATATGGTCGAGATATCCACCCATGGAGGAACATTAGTCGCTCAAAAATGTCTTGAACGACTTATCAGCAAGGGAGCCGTTTTGGCAGAACCAGGGGAATTTACAAAACGAGCCTTCCTAAACGGGAAAATTGACCTTTCTCAGGCAGAGGCAGTATTAGGAATAATACGATCAAAAAGTGAAGAAGCCCTTCGCGCCGCCACTCGTACGTTACGGGGAGAACTTTCCAGCTTTGCTCGTGATATTTACAACGAAATTATGGAAATTTCTGCATCTATAGAAGTCGGCCTTGATTTTCCTGAAGAAGATATTCCCTATATGGATAGCAGTGACGTTGAAGCATCTTTATCCACTCTCAAACAAAGTCTTGAAGATTTGCTTGATCGTTGCAATACGGGATTCCTTCTTCGTGAAGGTATCAGAGTAGCTCTTGTTGGCCGCCCAAATGTGGGGAAATCATCTCTGCTTAACGCATTACTTAAAGAATCACGGGCTATCGTTACTTCTGTACCAGGAACAACGCGAGATGTAATAGAAGAAGTGCTTACATATCGCGGAATACCTATTCGTCTTATTGACACTGCCGGAATTGATGCCCCTTCTGATGAAATTGAAGCTATAGGCATTGCCCGAGCTGAAAAAGCTATGGCAGAAGCTGATATTCGTGTCTGGGTAATAGATGGGAGTGAACCCTTCACACCTGCAGATCTAGCTTTCATTCCTAAACTATCATCAACAAACCATATAGTTGCAATCAATAAGTCAGATCTTCCACTCGTCATAAGTGAGGAAATGGTGAGCGGCCTTTTACCCCAAAGCCTGATTTGCAATATTTCAGCAGAAAAAAGAGAAGGCATAGAGACATTAAAAGATACCATTGTGGCAAATATTGCTGGTGGAGGAACGCTAACTTCCGGTTTAAATGCTTCATCTCGACAAGTTGAGGAAATTAGACGAGCTATTCAATCATTAGCTCAAGGCGTAACAGCTCTTGAAGAAGGTCTTGGGCAAGATATTGTAGCAACCTGTTTATACGACGCGCGAGGATGTATGGAGCGTCTTCTAGGGCTTTCCATTGATGATGCTTTGCTTGATACAATTTTCAGCCAATTTTGCGTAGGCAAATAA
- a CDS encoding nitroreductase family protein — translation MEKSADSAYLIHELIRNRWSPRSFTDMMPSQSQLLSLFEAARWAPSCYNDQPWFFIVATKENPKEYEKMLSCLVEQNRIWARQAPVLVISVARITFSLNGKPNAHAFHDLGMSIQNIALQATGMGLAIHPMAGFSKKCTRETYNIPEGYDPVTALAIGFPGDPNTLPAALREKEMEPRQRKSLKDFIFACTWGENFISE, via the coding sequence ATGGAAAAAAGCGCAGATAGTGCATATCTTATTCACGAACTCATCCGAAACAGATGGAGTCCGCGATCCTTCACAGACATGATGCCAAGTCAAAGCCAACTTCTTTCCCTTTTTGAAGCAGCACGTTGGGCTCCTTCATGTTATAACGATCAACCGTGGTTTTTTATTGTCGCCACAAAAGAAAACCCAAAGGAATACGAAAAAATGCTATCCTGTCTTGTTGAGCAAAACAGGATATGGGCTCGACAAGCACCTGTACTCGTTATATCTGTGGCAAGAATAACATTCTCTCTTAACGGCAAACCCAACGCTCATGCATTTCATGACCTTGGAATGTCCATACAAAACATTGCCCTTCAGGCAACAGGAATGGGATTGGCGATACATCCGATGGCCGGTTTTTCAAAAAAGTGTACTCGGGAAACGTATAACATTCCCGAGGGATACGATCCTGTAACAGCTCTTGCCATAGGATTTCCAGGAGATCCGAACACTCTTCCCGCTGCTCTTAGAGAAAAGGAAATGGAGCCACGACAAAGAAAAAGTCTAAAAGATTTTATTTTCGCTTGCACATGGGGCGAAAACTTTATATCAGAATAA
- a CDS encoding DUF6672 family protein, whose amino-acid sequence MRRSTVNVGIIIFFVIISVFLYNAGKGYNLLVDNKAITIDGQELQPYAWVNVDVSTSKKPVLLKAGGRDVVFVIGKSHQIHVEIMDEQKNVIKKIEKKFKLTRQSGDLLSIPALGSDVSQWIQKR is encoded by the coding sequence ATGAGACGATCAACGGTTAATGTGGGGATAATCATATTTTTTGTGATTATTTCCGTATTTCTTTATAACGCAGGAAAAGGATATAACTTACTTGTAGATAATAAGGCTATTACGATTGATGGGCAGGAACTACAGCCCTATGCTTGGGTCAATGTGGATGTGAGCACATCTAAAAAGCCAGTTCTATTGAAAGCTGGCGGACGAGACGTTGTTTTTGTCATCGGAAAATCTCATCAGATTCATGTAGAAATCATGGATGAACAAAAAAACGTTATCAAGAAGATCGAAAAGAAATTCAAGCTGACACGACAGTCGGGGGATCTTCTTAGTATCCCTGCCCTCGGATCAGATGTTTCGCAGTGGATTCAGAAAAGATAG